A single region of the Neisseria zoodegmatis genome encodes:
- a CDS encoding sodium-dependent transporter has translation MSISSHWTSKIGFILSAAGSAIGLGAIWKFPYTAGTNGGAVFFLLFLVFTVLIGLPVLLAEFFIGRRTQRNAVDAFKALAPKSMWPWIGRMGVAACFILLSFYSVVGGWVLAYVVHAFTGEIAPDTDFKQLFGATISNPAVAIGYQSLFMLLTILVVQNGISQGIEKASRYLMPALFIVFLLLAARSLMLPGAMEGVSFLLKPDFSAVTADTVLTALGQAFFSLSLGVSAMITYAAYLDDKQDLFRSANSIMWLNMLVSLLAGLVIFPAVFALGFQPGEGPGLIFAVLPAVFQKIPFGTVLFAVFMLLVTFATLTSAFAMLETVIAAAIHNNEQRRRRVTWLAGLAILMVGIPSALSFGAMSEFTLFGKTVFDLWDYLITSWIMPIGALTTAVFVAWVLPKSSVLEHMRQGSTLPAKIVVVWYHALRYAAPVAILLVFANTLGWLDWLK, from the coding sequence ATGTCGATCAGCTCCCATTGGACATCCAAAATCGGTTTCATCTTATCGGCGGCAGGCTCCGCCATTGGTTTGGGAGCCATCTGGAAATTTCCCTACACGGCAGGCACAAACGGCGGTGCTGTATTTTTTCTTTTGTTTCTGGTGTTTACCGTTTTAATCGGCCTGCCGGTATTGCTGGCGGAGTTTTTTATCGGCCGCCGCACGCAGCGTAACGCGGTGGATGCGTTCAAGGCTTTGGCACCGAAATCCATGTGGCCGTGGATTGGCCGCATGGGCGTGGCCGCCTGTTTCATTTTGCTGTCGTTTTACAGCGTGGTCGGCGGTTGGGTGCTGGCTTATGTGGTACATGCGTTTACTGGCGAAATCGCGCCGGACACTGATTTCAAACAGCTTTTCGGCGCAACCATCAGCAATCCCGCCGTGGCCATCGGCTATCAAAGCCTGTTTATGCTGCTGACGATTTTGGTGGTGCAAAACGGGATTTCGCAAGGGATTGAAAAAGCCAGCCGCTACTTGATGCCCGCTTTGTTTATCGTTTTTCTGCTGTTGGCGGCGCGTTCGCTGATGTTGCCGGGTGCAATGGAAGGCGTGTCGTTTTTGCTCAAGCCTGATTTTTCAGCCGTAACCGCAGACACGGTGCTGACTGCTTTGGGGCAGGCGTTTTTCTCGCTGAGTTTGGGCGTTTCTGCCATGATTACTTACGCGGCTTATCTAGACGACAAGCAGGATTTGTTCCGCTCGGCCAACAGCATTATGTGGCTGAATATGCTGGTATCGCTGCTGGCGGGCTTGGTGATTTTCCCCGCCGTTTTCGCGCTCGGTTTCCAACCGGGCGAGGGGCCGGGATTGATTTTTGCCGTGTTGCCGGCGGTGTTTCAAAAAATCCCCTTTGGTACAGTGCTTTTTGCCGTTTTCATGCTGCTGGTTACATTTGCCACGCTTACATCCGCTTTTGCTATGCTCGAAACGGTGATTGCCGCAGCGATTCACAATAACGAACAACGCCGCCGACGGGTAACTTGGCTGGCAGGCTTGGCGATTTTGATGGTAGGCATTCCTTCTGCCTTGTCGTTCGGCGCCATGTCTGAATTTACCTTGTTCGGCAAAACGGTGTTTGATTTGTGGGATTATCTGATTACTTCTTGGATCATGCCCATCGGTGCGCTGACGACAGCGGTGTTTGTGGCTTGGGTGTTGCCGAAAAGCAGTGTGCTGGAGCATATGCGGCAGGGCAGTACTTTGCCGGCCAAGATTGTGGTCG
- the era gene encoding GTPase Era, with translation MNIENTNDMLPTADGYRCGFVAIVGRPNVGKSTLMNHLIGQKISITSKKAQTTRHKVTGIYTDDTAQLVFVDTPGFQTDHRNALNDRLNLNVTEAMSGVDVIVFVVEAMRFTEADRTVMKQLPKHTPVLLVVNKIDKDKAKDKLALQAFIDTVSAEFEFAGHEVVSAKHGLRIAHLLETLKPYLPESIPLYPEDMVTDKSSRFLAMEIVREKLFRYLGEELPYAMNVEVEQFQEENGMYHIYIAVLVDKENQKPIVIGKGGEKLKKISTEARLDMEKLFDTKVFLKVWVKVKSGWADDVRFLKELGL, from the coding sequence ATGAATATAGAAAATACTAACGATATGCTGCCTACTGCCGACGGCTACCGCTGCGGTTTTGTGGCGATTGTCGGCCGCCCGAACGTGGGCAAGTCCACGCTGATGAACCATTTGATTGGTCAGAAAATCAGCATTACCAGTAAAAAAGCGCAGACTACGCGCCATAAAGTGACCGGCATTTACACCGACGACACCGCGCAATTGGTGTTTGTGGATACGCCCGGTTTCCAAACCGACCACCGCAACGCTTTAAACGACCGCTTGAATCTGAACGTGACCGAAGCCATGAGCGGCGTGGACGTGATTGTGTTTGTGGTTGAGGCGATGCGCTTTACCGAGGCAGACCGTACTGTGATGAAGCAGCTGCCCAAGCACACGCCGGTGCTGCTGGTGGTAAATAAAATCGATAAAGACAAAGCCAAAGACAAGCTGGCATTGCAGGCGTTTATCGATACCGTGAGTGCAGAATTTGAGTTTGCCGGCCATGAAGTGGTCAGCGCCAAGCACGGTTTGCGGATTGCGCATCTGCTGGAAACACTCAAGCCGTATCTGCCTGAAAGTATTCCGCTTTATCCCGAAGATATGGTTACCGACAAATCCAGCCGCTTTTTGGCGATGGAAATCGTGCGCGAAAAGCTGTTCCGCTATTTGGGCGAAGAGCTGCCGTATGCCATGAATGTGGAAGTGGAGCAGTTTCAAGAAGAAAACGGCATGTACCATATTTACATTGCCGTATTGGTGGATAAAGAAAACCAGAAGCCGATTGTGATCGGCAAGGGCGGGGAAAAATTGAAGAAAATTTCCACCGAAGCCCGCTTGGATATGGAAAAGCTGTTTGATACCAAAGTGTTTTTGAAAGTGTGGGTGAAGGTGAAATCCGGTTGGGCAGACGATGTGCGCTTCTTGAAGGAGCTGGGGCTGTAA
- the rnc gene encoding ribonuclease III, with the protein MKHNPVRQHALEQIQRRIGYTFKQPQLLEQSLTHRSFSGCNNERFEFVGDSILNYTVAKMLFDTFPDLPEGRLSRMRANLVNQDTLAEIAADLNLGDALFLGQGELKSGGFRRPSILADAMEAMFAAVSFDADFSTAENTVRHLFAERVKKADLNREDKDAKTLLQESLQARRWPLPKYRIEHQQGEGCDAEFSIACDLGELGFISRAKASSRRAAEQEAAKEAYAWLEANHPQKHILKSRKK; encoded by the coding sequence ATGAAACACAATCCTGTCCGGCAACACGCTTTGGAGCAGATCCAGCGGCGTATCGGCTACACCTTCAAACAGCCGCAGCTGTTGGAGCAGTCGCTTACCCACCGCAGTTTTTCGGGGTGCAACAACGAACGCTTTGAGTTTGTGGGCGATTCGATCCTCAACTATACCGTGGCCAAAATGCTGTTCGACACTTTTCCCGATTTGCCGGAAGGCCGCCTTTCGCGTATGCGCGCCAATCTGGTCAATCAAGATACGCTTGCCGAAATCGCTGCCGATTTGAATCTGGGCGATGCTCTGTTTCTGGGGCAGGGAGAACTGAAAAGCGGCGGTTTCAGACGGCCTTCTATTCTGGCCGACGCGATGGAAGCCATGTTTGCGGCGGTGAGCTTCGACGCTGATTTTTCCACCGCCGAAAACACCGTGCGCCATCTGTTTGCCGAGCGTGTGAAAAAAGCCGATCTGAACCGTGAAGATAAAGATGCCAAAACCTTGTTGCAGGAATCGTTGCAGGCACGGCGTTGGCCTTTGCCCAAATACCGCATCGAGCACCAGCAGGGCGAGGGTTGCGATGCCGAATTCAGCATTGCCTGCGATTTGGGCGAGTTGGGTTTTATCAGCCGTGCCAAAGCCTCCAGCCGCCGCGCGGCGGAGCAGGAAGCGGCCAAAGAAGCCTATGCTTGGCTGGAGGCAAACCATCCGCAAAAGCATATCCTTAAAAGCAGAAAAAAATAA
- the adk gene encoding adenylate kinase — MKVLLLGAPGAGKGTQAQFITAAFGIPQISTGDMLRAAIKAGTPLGLEAKKIIDEGGLVRDDIIIGMVKERIAQDDCKNGFLFDGFPRTLAQAEAMIEAGVDLDAVVEIDVPDSVIVDRMSGRRVHLASGRTYHVSYNPPKVEGKDDVTGEDLIQRDDDKEETVKKRLEVYHDQTAVLIDFYGKLTGEHAPKYIKVDGTQPVEAVKAEVLSALGK; from the coding sequence ATGAAAGTATTACTGCTCGGCGCACCGGGTGCGGGTAAAGGCACACAGGCTCAATTTATCACGGCAGCTTTCGGCATTCCGCAGATCTCTACCGGCGACATGTTGCGTGCGGCGATTAAGGCCGGCACGCCGTTGGGCTTGGAAGCGAAAAAAATCATCGATGAGGGCGGTTTGGTGCGTGACGACATCATCATCGGCATGGTTAAAGAGCGCATCGCACAGGATGACTGCAAAAACGGTTTCTTGTTCGACGGCTTTCCGCGCACGCTGGCGCAGGCCGAAGCCATGATTGAAGCGGGTGTGGACTTGGACGCCGTGGTGGAAATCGACGTGCCGGATTCGGTGATTGTCGACCGCATGAGCGGCCGCCGCGTGCATTTGGCTTCGGGCCGTACTTACCATGTGTCTTACAATCCGCCGAAAGTGGAGGGTAAAGACGACGTTACCGGCGAAGATTTGATCCAGCGCGACGACGATAAAGAAGAAACGGTGAAAAAACGCCTTGAGGTGTATCACGACCAAACGGCGGTGCTGATCGACTTTTACGGTAAGCTCACGGGCGAACACGCACCGAAATATATCAAGGTGGACGGTACGCAGCCGGTTGAAGCGGTAAAAGCCGAAGTATTGTCTGCGTTGGGCAAGTAA
- the ruvB gene encoding Holliday junction branch migration DNA helicase RuvB — MLQTDNLSAAQPQRIITAQSISAQEELLERALRPKTLGDYIGQHKAKEQLAIFIEAAKKRGEALDHTLLFGPPGLGKTTLAHIIAKELGVNLRQTSGPVLERAGDLAALLTNLEPHDVLFIDEIHRLSPVVEEILYPALEDYQLDIMIGEGPAARSVKIDLPPFTLVGATTRAGMLTNPLRDRFGIVSRLEFYEHNDLATIVARSAQLLQLNMGEEGAMEIARRSRGTPRIANRLLRRVRDYAEVKNQGLINAETADAALSMLDVDAVGLDVMDRKFLEAVIYKFSGGPVGLENIAAAIGESTDTIEDVIEPYLIQQGFLQRTPRGRMATERSYLHFGVSMDK; from the coding sequence ATGCTGCAAACCGACAACCTGAGCGCGGCGCAACCGCAACGCATCATCACCGCCCAAAGCATCTCCGCCCAAGAAGAGCTGCTCGAACGCGCCCTGCGCCCGAAAACGTTGGGCGATTACATCGGCCAGCACAAAGCCAAAGAACAGCTTGCCATCTTTATCGAAGCGGCGAAAAAACGCGGCGAAGCACTCGACCACACCCTGCTGTTCGGTCCACCGGGATTGGGCAAAACCACGTTGGCACACATCATCGCCAAAGAATTGGGCGTAAACCTGCGCCAAACCAGCGGCCCCGTGCTCGAGCGCGCCGGCGACTTGGCCGCCCTGCTGACCAACCTCGAGCCGCACGACGTATTGTTTATCGACGAAATCCACCGCCTCAGCCCCGTGGTGGAAGAAATCCTCTACCCCGCACTCGAAGACTACCAACTCGACATCATGATCGGCGAAGGCCCCGCCGCCCGCTCGGTGAAAATCGACCTGCCGCCGTTCACTCTGGTAGGCGCAACCACCCGCGCCGGCATGCTCACCAACCCGCTGCGCGACCGTTTCGGCATCGTTTCCCGTTTGGAATTTTACGAGCACAATGACTTGGCCACCATCGTCGCCCGTTCCGCCCAGCTTTTGCAGTTGAACATGGGCGAAGAAGGCGCAATGGAAATCGCCCGCCGCAGCCGCGGCACGCCCCGCATCGCCAACCGTTTGCTGCGCCGCGTGCGCGATTACGCCGAAGTGAAAAATCAGGGATTGATTAACGCCGAAACCGCCGATGCCGCCTTAAGCATGCTCGATGTCGATGCGGTAGGCTTGGACGTGATGGACAGGAAATTCCTCGAAGCCGTCATCTACAAATTCAGCGGCGGCCCGGTCGGATTGGAAAACATCGCCGCCGCCATCGGCGAATCCACCGACACCATCGAAGACGTTATCGAACCGTATTTAATCCAACAAGGCTTCCTGCAACGCACCCCGCGTGGGCGCATGGCGACCGAACGCAGCTACCTGCACTTCGGCGTGAGCATGGATAAATAA
- the lepB gene encoding signal peptidase I, with protein MNTTLILGAIAALVVGLVLFTKSNKEREENGEWSNSLQWGYLLMMVGLFGILSAFMSFTAVLLIFVLITGAIWFVHKGRLKKHAEYHGANNHFTDYLGGFFPIILVVFVLRTFVAEPFQIPSSSMRPGLVVGDFILVNKFAYGIRTPIINNVLIPTGQIQRGDVAVFNYPEDPKINYIKRIVAVPGDVIEYQDKVLTINGVREKDILKGTYSYPDDQDPALTREAKIYQASVFDHDFDVLKMDDIPAVDVNAVNFVQQRMLEAGLQSGLIENCQYAADGSGFTCKVPEGHYFALGDNRDGSSDSRYWGFVDDKYIVGKAFFIWMNFRDMSRIGTSIR; from the coding sequence ATGAACACAACTTTGATACTCGGTGCGATAGCCGCTTTGGTTGTCGGCTTGGTGCTGTTTACCAAAAGCAATAAAGAGCGCGAAGAAAACGGCGAATGGAGCAATTCACTGCAATGGGGCTATCTGTTGATGATGGTCGGCCTGTTTGGCATATTGTCCGCTTTTATGAGCTTCACCGCTGTTTTATTGATTTTCGTATTGATAACGGGCGCGATATGGTTTGTACATAAAGGCCGTCTGAAAAAGCACGCAGAATATCATGGCGCCAACAACCACTTTACCGATTATTTGGGTGGATTTTTTCCGATTATCTTAGTGGTGTTTGTGTTGCGCACATTTGTTGCCGAGCCGTTTCAGATCCCTTCCAGCTCGATGCGCCCCGGTTTGGTGGTGGGCGATTTCATTCTGGTAAATAAGTTTGCATACGGTATCCGCACACCGATTATCAATAATGTGTTGATTCCTACCGGCCAAATCCAACGTGGTGATGTAGCCGTATTCAATTATCCCGAAGATCCTAAGATCAATTACATCAAGCGTATCGTTGCTGTTCCGGGGGATGTTATCGAATATCAGGATAAGGTACTGACGATTAACGGCGTTAGGGAGAAAGACATACTTAAAGGCACCTATTCTTATCCCGATGATCAAGATCCTGCGCTGACTCGTGAGGCGAAAATTTATCAGGCATCGGTATTCGATCATGATTTTGATGTGCTGAAGATGGATGATATTCCGGCTGTAGATGTCAATGCAGTGAATTTCGTACAGCAGAGAATGTTAGAAGCAGGCTTGCAGAGCGGTTTGATTGAAAATTGCCAATATGCTGCTGATGGCAGTGGATTTACTTGTAAAGTACCCGAAGGCCACTATTTTGCGTTGGGAGACAATCGGGACGGCAGCTCTGATTCCCGCTATTGGGGTTTTGTAGACGATAAATATATCGTTGGAAAAGCCTTTTTCATTTGGATGAATTTCCGTGATATGAGCCGTATAGGAACCAGCATTCGTTAG
- the lepA gene encoding translation elongation factor 4 — translation MKNIRNFSIIAHIDHGKSTLADRFIQYCGGLEMREMSTQVLDSMDIEKERGITIKAQTAALNYKARDGQTYQLNLIDTPGHVDFSYEVSRSLSACEGALLVVDASQGVEAQTVANCYTAIDLGVEVVPVLNKIDLPAADPDRVAQEIEDIIGIDAVGAVTCSAKSGLGVEDVLEEIVAKIPAPEGDEDAPLQAMIIDSWFDNYVGVVMLIRVKEGRLKLKDKLLFMSTKAETQAEQLGVFTPKSVQKQELKAGEVGFLITGIKELNAAKVGDTITLAANPAEKALPGFQEVQSQVFAGLYPVESHDYEALRDALEKLQLNDASLKFEPEVSQALGFGFRCGFLGLLHLEIVQERLEREFDMDLITTAPTVVYEVLLKNGEKIEVENPSKLPDVGSIDTIFEPIITATILVPQEYVGAVMTLCNQKRGVQKNMQYMGRQVMLTYDLPMNEVVMDFFDKLKSTSRGYASLDYEFKEFQAADLIKLDIMVNGEKVDALSLIVHRSNAVFRGRELAAKMRELIPRQMFDIAVQAAIGSQIIARETVKALRKNVLAKCYGGDITRKKKLLEKQKAGKRRMKQVGNVEIPQSAFLAILQVGDK, via the coding sequence ATGAAAAACATTAGAAACTTTTCCATTATCGCCCATATCGACCACGGCAAATCCACACTGGCCGACCGCTTTATCCAATATTGCGGCGGCTTGGAAATGCGCGAAATGAGCACGCAGGTGCTGGACTCGATGGATATTGAAAAAGAGCGCGGCATTACCATCAAAGCGCAAACCGCCGCCCTGAACTATAAGGCGCGCGACGGGCAAACCTATCAGCTCAACCTAATCGACACCCCCGGACACGTCGATTTTTCCTACGAAGTGTCCCGCTCGTTATCTGCTTGCGAAGGCGCGCTCTTGGTTGTGGACGCTTCGCAAGGCGTGGAAGCGCAAACCGTGGCCAACTGCTATACCGCGATTGATTTGGGTGTGGAAGTGGTGCCCGTGCTGAATAAAATCGATTTACCCGCAGCCGACCCCGACCGCGTGGCGCAGGAAATCGAAGACATCATCGGTATCGATGCTGTCGGTGCAGTAACCTGCTCTGCCAAAAGCGGCTTGGGCGTGGAAGACGTGTTGGAAGAAATCGTTGCCAAAATTCCTGCTCCCGAAGGCGATGAAGATGCACCCTTGCAAGCCATGATCATCGACTCTTGGTTTGATAATTATGTCGGCGTAGTGATGCTTATCCGCGTTAAAGAAGGCCGTCTGAAACTGAAAGACAAGCTGCTGTTTATGAGCACCAAAGCCGAAACGCAGGCGGAGCAACTTGGTGTGTTTACGCCGAAGTCGGTGCAAAAACAAGAATTAAAAGCCGGCGAAGTAGGCTTCCTGATTACCGGCATCAAAGAATTGAACGCTGCCAAAGTTGGCGACACCATTACCTTGGCAGCCAATCCTGCCGAAAAAGCTTTGCCCGGTTTCCAAGAGGTTCAATCGCAGGTATTTGCCGGTTTGTATCCGGTGGAAAGCCACGATTACGAAGCCTTGCGCGATGCTTTGGAAAAACTGCAATTAAACGACGCTTCGCTGAAATTCGAGCCGGAAGTTTCCCAAGCCTTGGGTTTCGGTTTCCGCTGCGGCTTCTTGGGGCTGTTGCATTTGGAAATCGTGCAGGAACGCTTGGAGCGCGAATTCGATATGGATTTGATTACCACCGCGCCGACGGTGGTATATGAAGTCTTGTTGAAAAACGGCGAAAAAATCGAAGTGGAGAACCCGTCCAAACTGCCCGATGTCGGCAGTATCGACACGATATTCGAGCCGATTATCACGGCTACGATTTTGGTGCCGCAGGAATATGTGGGTGCGGTGATGACCTTGTGCAACCAAAAACGCGGCGTACAAAAAAACATGCAATACATGGGCCGCCAAGTGATGCTCACTTACGATCTGCCGATGAACGAAGTGGTGATGGATTTCTTCGACAAGCTCAAATCCACTTCACGCGGCTATGCTTCGTTGGATTATGAGTTTAAAGAATTCCAAGCGGCCGATCTGATTAAGCTGGATATTATGGTGAACGGCGAAAAAGTCGATGCCTTGAGCCTGATTGTCCACCGCTCCAATGCCGTGTTCCGCGGCCGCGAACTGGCGGCGAAAATGCGCGAACTGATTCCGCGTCAGATGTTCGATATTGCCGTACAAGCGGCAATCGGCAGCCAGATTATCGCCCGCGAAACCGTAAAAGCCCTGCGTAAAAACGTATTGGCCAAATGTTACGGCGGCGATATCACGCGTAAGAAAAAACTTCTTGAAAAACAAAAAGCCGGTAAACGCCGTATGAAACAGGTCGGCAATGTGGAAATTCCGCAGAGCGCGTTCTTGGCTATTTTGCAGGTTGGGGATAAATAA
- a CDS encoding acetyl-CoA carboxylase carboxyltransferase subunit alpha, whose translation MKPVFLDFEQPIAELTKKIDELRFVQGESAVDISEEIVRLQKKSADLTKSIFSKLTPAQVSQVSRHPQRPYTLDYINTIFTDFEELHGDRHYADDHAIIGGLARFNGQSVVVIGHQKGRDTKEKIRRNFGMPRPEGYRKALRLMQLAEKFHLPVMTFIDTPGAYPGIGAEERNQSEAIGRNLYELTKLHVPVLCTIIGEGGSGGALAIAVGDYVNMLQYSTYSVISPEGCASILWKTAEKASDAAQALGITAKRLAELKLIDRVIEEPLGGAHRDHAEMAKRVKDVLAEQLRMAQDMPMSDLLTRRFDRIMSYGQFVEK comes from the coding sequence ATGAAACCCGTTTTCTTGGATTTTGAACAACCTATTGCGGAATTAACGAAAAAAATCGATGAGTTGCGCTTTGTGCAAGGTGAGTCGGCCGTAGATATTTCAGAAGAAATCGTCCGCCTGCAGAAAAAAAGTGCCGATTTAACCAAATCGATTTTCAGCAAACTCACTCCCGCCCAAGTATCCCAAGTATCGCGTCATCCCCAACGCCCTTACACATTAGACTATATCAACACCATTTTTACCGATTTCGAAGAGTTGCACGGCGACCGCCACTATGCCGACGACCATGCCATTATCGGCGGATTGGCGCGCTTCAACGGCCAAAGCGTAGTGGTGATCGGACATCAGAAAGGCCGTGATACCAAAGAAAAAATCCGCCGTAATTTCGGCATGCCGCGGCCCGAAGGCTACCGTAAAGCATTGCGTTTGATGCAGCTGGCCGAAAAATTCCATCTGCCTGTGATGACATTTATCGACACGCCGGGTGCTTATCCCGGTATCGGCGCAGAAGAACGTAACCAATCGGAAGCCATCGGCCGCAACCTTTACGAATTAACCAAACTGCATGTGCCGGTGTTGTGTACGATTATCGGCGAGGGCGGTTCCGGCGGCGCATTGGCGATTGCCGTGGGTGATTATGTCAATATGCTTCAATATTCCACCTATTCGGTGATCTCGCCCGAAGGTTGCGCCTCTATTTTGTGGAAAACTGCAGAAAAAGCATCCGATGCTGCGCAAGCGTTGGGTATTACCGCTAAACGTTTGGCCGAATTAAAATTGATCGACCGCGTGATTGAAGAACCTTTGGGCGGTGCCCACCGTGATCATGCCGAAATGGCAAAACGCGTTAAGGATGTGTTGGCCGAGCAACTGCGTATGGCGCAAGATATGCCTATGTCCGACCTGCTTACCCGCCGTTTCGACCGGATTATGTCTTACGGCCAATTTGTAGAGAAATAA
- a CDS encoding RNA-binding S4 domain-containing protein gives MKSDHDNTAMRLDKWLWAARFFKTRALAQKHIELGRVQVNGSKVKNSKNISAGDVIDLTLNSLPYKLTVLALNHQRRPAPEARMLYEEDKQTAEKREAQKLLDQASRVSAAYPDGRPTKRDRRQIDKIKRGEW, from the coding sequence ATGAAAAGCGATCACGATAATACTGCGATGCGGCTCGATAAATGGCTGTGGGCTGCACGTTTTTTCAAAACCCGTGCCTTGGCTCAAAAGCATATCGAATTGGGACGCGTACAGGTTAACGGCTCCAAAGTAAAAAACAGCAAAAACATTTCTGCCGGCGACGTTATCGATTTAACTTTAAATTCGCTTCCCTACAAGCTGACCGTTTTGGCACTCAATCACCAACGCCGACCCGCTCCCGAAGCGCGGATGCTGTATGAAGAAGACAAGCAGACGGCCGAGAAACGCGAAGCGCAAAAACTGCTCGACCAAGCCAGCCGCGTAAGTGCCGCGTATCCCGACGGACGGCCTACCAAGCGCGACCGACGCCAAATCGATAAAATCAAACGGGGCGAGTGGTAG
- a CDS encoding RsmB/NOP family class I SAM-dependent RNA methyltransferase, translated as MNSTQLDHTAAVLSSMLTFQQPADAVLSAYFRDHKKLGRQDRHEIAETAFAALRHYQKISAVLRRPHAQAKPAALAALVLGRGANISQLSDLTNEEEREFLSRLKSRKTEFSDGLNTAAELPEWLVKHLQAHYSDEAILAFGRSISRPAPLDLRVNIAQAKRDKVLESLQNEGLAAKATPFSPWGIRLQDKAALNKHPLFLDGTLEVQDEGSQLLALLTGAKRGEMVVDFCAGAGGKTLAIGAMMANKGRIYAFDIAEKRLANLKPRMVRAGLTNIHPERISSEHDPRIGRLNGKADRVLVDAPCSGLGTLRRNPDLKYRQSPETVSNLLEQQHSILNAAAALVKEQGRLVYATCSILPEENELQVERFLSEHPEFELLDCAELLRAAKVNGLNTGKYLRMDTAEHHTDGFFAAVMQRKG; from the coding sequence ATAAATTCAACCCAACTTGACCATACCGCCGCCGTGCTTTCATCAATGCTGACGTTCCAACAGCCTGCCGACGCCGTGCTTTCCGCCTATTTCCGCGACCACAAAAAACTCGGCCGCCAAGACCGCCACGAAATCGCCGAAACCGCATTTGCCGCCTTGCGCCATTATCAAAAAATTTCCGCCGTACTGCGCCGCCCTCATGCCCAAGCCAAGCCGGCGGCACTGGCGGCTTTGGTACTCGGGCGCGGTGCGAACATCAGCCAACTGAGCGATTTGACCAACGAAGAAGAACGGGAATTCTTAAGCCGTCTGAAAAGCCGCAAAACCGAGTTTTCAGACGGCCTCAACACAGCAGCGGAATTGCCTGAATGGCTGGTCAAACACTTGCAGGCGCATTACAGCGATGAAGCCATACTCGCATTCGGACGCAGCATCAGCCGCCCCGCCCCGCTGGATTTGCGGGTCAATATTGCGCAAGCCAAGCGCGATAAGGTGTTGGAAAGTTTACAAAACGAAGGTTTGGCCGCCAAAGCCACACCGTTTTCTCCTTGGGGCATCCGTCTTCAAGATAAAGCCGCGCTCAACAAACATCCTCTGTTTTTGGACGGCACGTTGGAAGTTCAAGACGAAGGCAGCCAACTGCTCGCCTTGCTCACCGGCGCCAAGCGCGGGGAAATGGTGGTGGATTTTTGCGCAGGTGCCGGCGGTAAAACGCTGGCGATCGGCGCGATGATGGCAAATAAAGGCCGCATTTACGCGTTTGATATTGCCGAAAAACGCTTGGCAAACCTCAAACCGCGTATGGTGCGCGCCGGACTGACCAATATTCATCCCGAACGGATCAGCAGCGAACACGACCCGCGCATAGGCCGTCTGAACGGCAAAGCCGACCGCGTGCTGGTTGATGCGCCCTGCTCCGGCCTCGGCACCTTGCGCCGCAATCCCGATTTGAAATACCGCCAATCGCCCGAAACCGTGTCGAATCTTTTGGAACAGCAACACAGCATTCTGAACGCGGCGGCAGCGTTGGTGAAAGAACAAGGCCGTTTGGTGTACGCAACGTGCAGCATCTTGCCGGAAGAAAACGAATTACAGGTTGAGCGTTTTTTAAGCGAACACCCTGAATTTGAACTGTTGGACTGCGCCGAACTGCTGCGCGCCGCCAAAGTGAACGGTTTGAACACCGGCAAATACCTGCGCATGGATACGGCGGAACACCATACCGACGGTTTCTTCGCCGCCGTGATGCAGCGTAAAGGCTGA
- a CDS encoding YidB family protein produces MALMDSLLSAAASAIGGSNQQNTAIQMVLDLVRQSGGVGNLINQLQQGGLGGALESWISNGSNQSVSGNDLQSALGSSLIDQIASKFGMEGGQASDLLAQYLPNLVDSATPNGSAQDADGFGLDDLASLVLKNLMK; encoded by the coding sequence ATGGCTTTAATGGATTCATTGCTCAGCGCGGCAGCATCGGCCATCGGCGGCAGCAACCAGCAAAACACCGCGATTCAAATGGTCTTGGACTTAGTCCGCCAAAGCGGCGGCGTCGGCAATTTGATCAACCAATTGCAGCAGGGCGGTTTGGGCGGCGCGTTGGAAAGCTGGATTTCCAACGGCAGCAACCAAAGCGTATCCGGCAACGATTTGCAGTCTGCTTTGGGCAGCAGCCTGATCGACCAAATCGCTTCCAAATTCGGCATGGAAGGCGGCCAAGCCAGCGATTTGTTGGCGCAATATCTGCCCAATTTGGTGGACAGCGCCACGCCCAACGGTTCAGCTCAAGACGCCGACGGTTTCGGCTTGGATGATTTGGCTTCTTTGGTATTGAAAAACCTGATGAAATAA